The proteins below come from a single Zhouia spongiae genomic window:
- a CDS encoding DUF6892 domain-containing protein produces the protein MINLINKKNKSSSITFKIDSNKLSINNNIIKLPTDWQELNKYFGKPSQIKRNEIYWKEIGISTNPHGNGKTNHITLHTDYNPIWAKPKLEQKPYFNGTIIIDGVKVKKQHCNNITMRKYEIKQFTYPGKKRPCLISISYNEIFDKDFVKPKLTKDKYTIKKLEEEQIEFKDFGFKLSIIQELMYHKELLKPKFDLSEFVDWYDKRKIEIEKEGYDLIPEVTQYFKDLPIPKKYASEVTEIYQDGGNDIYMQLLRFGEGSEDYWDIETAIDAKQFPNLKQAKLGYAKDNVVDEMNNMGIKTELI, from the coding sequence ATGATAAATCTAATCAATAAAAAAAATAAATCTTCAAGCATTACATTTAAAATTGATTCCAACAAGCTTTCAATAAACAATAACATTATAAAATTACCAACTGACTGGCAGGAGCTTAATAAATATTTTGGAAAACCATCTCAAATAAAAAGAAATGAAATTTATTGGAAAGAAATAGGGATAAGTACCAATCCTCACGGAAATGGAAAAACTAATCATATAACACTTCATACTGATTATAACCCAATATGGGCAAAACCAAAATTGGAGCAAAAGCCTTATTTTAACGGGACTATAATTATTGATGGTGTTAAAGTCAAAAAACAACATTGTAACAATATTACAATGCGTAAGTATGAAATTAAACAATTTACATATCCAGGCAAAAAAAGGCCTTGCTTGATTAGTATTTCATACAATGAAATTTTTGATAAAGATTTTGTTAAACCTAAACTGACAAAAGATAAGTATACCATCAAGAAATTAGAAGAAGAGCAAATTGAATTTAAAGATTTTGGTTTTAAGTTATCCATTATTCAGGAATTGATGTATCACAAAGAACTTCTAAAACCCAAATTTGACTTATCTGAATTTGTAGATTGGTACGACAAACGAAAAATAGAAATTGAAAAAGAAGGATATGATCTAATACCGGAAGTTACCCAATATTTTAAAGATTTACCTATACCTAAAAAATATGCATCTGAAGTAACTGAAATCTATCAAGATGGAGGAAATGACATTTATATGCAACTTTTAAGGTTCGGAGAAGGATCGGAAGACTATTGGGACATTGAGACTGCTATTGATGCAAAACAATTTCCAAACTTAAAACAAGCTAAATTAGGTTATGCAAAGGATAATGTAGTTGATGAAATGAATAATATGGGAATTAAAACAGAATTGATATAA
- a CDS encoding LysE family translocator encodes MFGIINFEAFLIAGLILNLTPGADTIYILGRSVAQGKKAGILSALGISTGAIFHIIFATLGLSIILAKSATAFEIVKYLGAVYLIFLGIKTILKKEDGKFELSNESEIVNYRKIYLSGVLTNILNPKVALFFLAFLPQFIAPNYGQSSLPFLILGVTFLLTGTIWCLVLALFASKLSDRIRKNYKIKMWLDKITGGIFVTLGIKLALMKK; translated from the coding sequence ATGTTCGGAATAATAAACTTTGAGGCTTTTTTAATAGCTGGATTGATTTTGAATTTAACACCGGGAGCTGATACGATATATATTCTTGGAAGAAGTGTTGCTCAAGGAAAAAAAGCGGGAATTTTATCTGCATTGGGAATATCGACTGGAGCAATTTTTCATATCATTTTTGCAACCTTAGGATTATCAATAATACTTGCCAAATCTGCAACAGCTTTTGAAATAGTCAAATATTTGGGGGCAGTTTACTTGATATTTTTAGGAATCAAAACAATATTAAAAAAAGAAGATGGAAAGTTTGAACTGAGTAATGAAAGTGAAATTGTGAATTATAGAAAAATTTACTTATCTGGGGTTCTAACCAATATTCTGAATCCGAAAGTAGCATTATTCTTTCTTGCATTTTTACCACAATTTATTGCCCCAAATTATGGACAAAGTTCACTTCCTTTTTTAATCCTTGGAGTTACATTTTTACTTACAGGAACAATTTGGTGTTTAGTTTTAGCATTATTTGCTTCGAAACTATCTGACCGAATTAGGAAAAATTATAAAATTAAAATGTGGTTGGACAAAATAACTGGTGGAATTTTTGTCACTCTTGGAATAAAATTAGCATTGATGAAAAAATAA
- a CDS encoding VOC family protein has translation MKEKIFIAIIALTFGIVSCKNKDSSTLKQSPTKETYTKSINNMNSYISIFEIPATDISRAINFYKEILGVDIEKLEFPEMEMGLFPYQDQMVTGVIMKGEGYEPSANGVTIYLNGGDNLQTILDKVENNGGKIIIPKTPHADEIGFFAIFHDSEGNKIGLHSPN, from the coding sequence ATGAAAGAAAAAATTTTTATCGCAATTATTGCCCTAACATTCGGTATTGTGTCTTGTAAAAACAAAGATTCTTCAACTCTCAAACAAAGCCCAACTAAAGAAACATATACAAAAAGCATAAATAATATGAACAGTTACATCTCAATTTTTGAAATTCCTGCAACGGACATTTCACGAGCCATCAACTTTTACAAAGAAATTTTAGGAGTGGATATTGAAAAATTAGAATTCCCAGAAATGGAAATGGGTCTGTTCCCATACCAAGACCAGATGGTAACAGGTGTTATTATGAAAGGTGAAGGTTACGAACCTTCTGCCAACGGAGTTACTATTTACCTGAATGGTGGAGATAATTTGCAAACCATTCTTGATAAAGTGGAAAACAACGGTGGAAAAATTATTATTCCTAAAACACCTCACGCTGACGAGATTGGATTTTTTGCCATTTTCCACGACTCGGAGGGAAATAAAATCGGACTTCATTCACCGAATTAA
- a CDS encoding AraC family transcriptional regulator, which produces MDYQTYEPHTDLKSLVSCYWTLEVPMQNEPQKQRIVPDGCIEMAFILGDDIKRYTSENKFILQPRAMVLGQTIEPFFIEPTGFVKTFAIRFYPYGFANFVYKPIKNLVNKETPINQLFEVETATDLEQKIIKAKNTEERIDIIEKFLLDRLNDKKTINAIVKNTVDSLLSTNGSASITSIFKDEPSKRRQLERNFRKQIGLSPKQLGKLIRLQTALKMLLNQQSGNLTDIAYNSEYFDQAHFIKDFREFTGINPKEFIAHESLALSALFYK; this is translated from the coding sequence ATGGATTATCAAACATACGAACCACATACAGACTTAAAATCGCTTGTTAGTTGTTATTGGACTTTGGAAGTACCAATGCAAAACGAACCTCAAAAACAACGAATCGTACCAGACGGCTGTATTGAAATGGCATTTATTCTCGGAGACGATATAAAGCGGTACACTTCCGAAAATAAATTTATACTACAACCTCGTGCAATGGTGCTCGGTCAAACAATTGAACCTTTTTTCATTGAGCCAACAGGATTTGTTAAAACATTTGCTATCCGATTTTATCCTTATGGATTTGCCAACTTTGTATATAAACCAATCAAAAATTTAGTAAATAAAGAAACACCAATAAATCAGCTTTTTGAAGTAGAAACAGCAACTGATTTAGAGCAAAAAATAATCAAAGCAAAAAACACGGAAGAGCGAATAGACATTATCGAGAAATTTCTTTTGGACAGGTTAAATGACAAAAAAACAATTAATGCAATTGTAAAAAACACCGTAGACTCCTTGTTATCTACAAACGGAAGTGCTTCAATAACTTCAATCTTTAAAGATGAACCTTCAAAACGAAGACAACTCGAAAGAAACTTCAGAAAACAAATTGGTTTAAGCCCTAAACAATTAGGAAAGCTAATTCGCCTACAAACTGCTTTAAAAATGTTACTCAACCAACAGTCGGGAAACCTGACCGACATTGCCTATAACAGTGAATATTTTGACCAAGCACACTTTATAAAAGACTTTAGAGAGTTTACAGGAATAAACCCCAAAGAGTTTATAGCTCACGAAAGTTTGGCTCTTTCAGCCCTTTTTTATAAATAA
- a CDS encoding RDD family protein, with the protein MENEFAKVMSERTDEELIKIVTVERERYNPTAIEAADAEVEKRNIDTSEFEKIRERATAEKEQKEKVDSNVVGLGIRFVNFLIDFIVWLILAFIISFIIGLFIPLTAENQGILTLFVYILFFGSFIAYYAIMEIKFQKTVGKFVTKTKVVKMNGEKPTDGDIITRTFCRLIPFDRLSFLFVKNGIHDFLSKTKVVKDNVE; encoded by the coding sequence ATGGAAAACGAATTTGCAAAAGTAATGTCCGAGAGGACAGATGAAGAATTAATAAAAATTGTAACAGTCGAAAGAGAAAGATACAATCCGACTGCAATTGAAGCAGCAGATGCGGAAGTTGAAAAGCGGAATATCGACACATCTGAATTCGAAAAAATCCGAGAAAGAGCGACAGCGGAAAAAGAACAAAAAGAAAAAGTGGACTCGAATGTTGTCGGTTTGGGAATTCGGTTTGTGAATTTTCTAATTGACTTTATTGTATGGTTAATTTTAGCATTTATCATTAGTTTTATAATCGGACTTTTCATCCCTTTAACAGCTGAAAATCAAGGAATTTTAACACTATTCGTTTACATTCTATTCTTTGGGTCTTTTATAGCTTACTATGCGATAATGGAAATCAAATTCCAAAAAACAGTTGGGAAATTTGTAACCAAAACAAAAGTTGTGAAAATGAACGGAGAAAAACCAACTGATGGAGATATAATCACTCGGACTTTTTGCCGACTAATTCCATTTGATCGACTTTCGTTTCTATTTGTAAAAAACGGAATTCACGACTTTTTATCGAAAACCAAAGTTGTAAAAGACAATGTGGAATAA